The DNA window aaatattagtaaaaaataattttgaaaaagagtgaaaaatttagctaaatttaaaatttcagaaattaaagtttaaaattttatactgaaaattattatgttacacttttagttttaaaatttagaattgtaatatttaaattgGAAAaacaacttttgattttttaatatctaaatttaaaattgagaattttagtttttagtttaaaagttagattttttaattattttgaaatgtgAAAAGCAAAACTTAAAGTTTTACCTTTTGAACGTTGAAAAtgtatattttaactttttaaattttaattctaaatttctggaattataaataaaaaattacaaacttcAATTTTAACATTTgcatttgcataaaaataaaaataaaaataaattaataataataataataataataaattttagaaaacctAAAAGATAGCGTCCGCCCTCCacctcctctttttcttttttctttttttcccagCCGCCTCTACGCCTTTTTATATGCTACGCCTTTTCCCAGccgcctcttcctcctcctcctctttctcccaACCACCCATCCCCTCCTTTGCTCGCGCGCCCTCCTCACCTTCCTCCGCTACCACCACCTTCGCCTCTCCGTCGCTCCCGcgccctcctctcctccctccgaCACTACCCTCTCCGCATTGCTGTGGATCACGACCACGGTCACTATCTCCAGGAAGAGCCTGGACCCCACGGAGGTCCTGGACCTGAGAAGCAAGAAGCGCTTCCCCCATGGATATCCAGGTGGACACCAAGGCTGGGATGGAGATCGAGAGCTTCAAGTCGAAGCAAGGCTGGGATGGAGATCGAGAGATTCAAGTTGAAGTGGAATGGGATTAGGGTTTCGTGTACTAGATTCCACAACGCAATCACGAACGACTATGTAAGCCCCTGATCAAGATTTGTAAACTTCCGTAATTGCCGCTTGATTTTCTGTTGTGATGAATAGTTTTGAACCTTTCTAAAACTTTAAACCCGGGGGCCATTTTACACATGTGAAACCTTATGCTAGCCTGATTTTTGATTTTCCATCAATGAGCGTGGTGAATTTGTGGACCATCTCTTTTTCACCGTGTGCATAAATTTTGGATATGCTGTCAGTACTAACACTCTTTATGTTGTTTTTGTTGTGAACAAAACCATTTGATGACATGGAAAGTATCTATGTGTCTCCTGATGACTTCAAGACAATAAATCACAGGGACAAGATAAGAGGGCTTCACTTGCTGGAGTACTTTGTAAATCGCTGTCACCAAATTGGGGTAATTAATATTGATCAAATCTTCTGGCAATTTCTTTTGAATGGTTTAGCATTTGCTAAtggttttaaactttttttacttttactcaGTAGGTGAGCTGTGAAGCATGGATCAAAAGGGGTGACCCAAAGGAAGTTATCTGCAGCGAGGTGAAGATGGTCCACCCTGATATGTTGGTTCTCGGATGTCGTGGCCTCGGACCTTTCCAAAGGTATCGTAACAGCTTAAATTTCTTTGATGTGCTTTTAACACCTTCCAAACTATCGTGCTAGCTTAGAAGTTTGTATAACGCCAATGTGTCTATTTTGGTTGCGGATGGATTGCTTTCAATTGTCTTTAAATTCATAGCTTGtttgttgcttcttttttttttcccctcgaAATCTACGCTATATTGCCATAGGAGATGAATGGTTTGAATTATACTTTGTACTCTCTATATAAGCATATAGAATGTTTTCAGTTACTTGAATACCCTTGGAATACTCTTTAGTAACTTACGGTGACAATTCGTTTGGTGCATATGTGATTATAGGATCATTGAACTAtaaggaccgagattttggcagtgtcgctaaactctcagttgacgatgtttttgtgtgtaatttaattacaaaagcactcgtcaagtttcggaagAAActgagttaaaacggagattctacgcgatttccaagtttcacttaaagtgaatagtaacttggttttccggagagctcaatgcgtagagttggcttctggctcgtatcggactccgttcatagcagtccaatagctcgtttcgaccggttcagctgttctggaactagtggcgctgACGAATTTTGGGTTTGaggcacgaatttcgagaaaattcgaaaata is part of the Ananas comosus cultivar F153 unplaced genomic scaffold, ASM154086v1, whole genome shotgun sequence genome and encodes:
- the LOC109705778 gene encoding velvet complex subunit 2-like; the protein is PPLRLFICYAFSQPPLPPPPLSPNHPSPPLLARPPHLPPLPPPSPLRRSRALLSSLRHYPLRIAVDHDHGHYLQEEPGPHGGPGPEKQEALPPWISRWTPRLGWRSRASSRSKAGMEIERFKLKWNGIRVSCTRFHNAITNDYGQDKRASLAGVLCKSLSPNWVGEL